In one Culex quinquefasciatus strain JHB chromosome 2, VPISU_Cqui_1.0_pri_paternal, whole genome shotgun sequence genomic region, the following are encoded:
- the LOC6034219 gene encoding uncharacterized protein LOC6034219 encodes ASYDERYKTAVAAYQNYLEGLQLVLSENELKMQKVHNRHSVPLWFQELSNEQVQAADAFLEALRDDRDEGTHYRCRSLIRSLGVYPLCPAWVLKEAVQMSSGSDISFLWFLLGLHYSKNATSDYSINERLIMSAICHLDMMTTLRGLEEVLPPRAQEKSSPESSLSSSSHDWHRNVDHCSPYLEPLRVPDPRPQNWNGVRNFHPEAAFSLSRYAPYQDPHFIIPNEASRWFAKRTAGNQTTSFDEAVQTEEAENPAPEVCDSAEQIVRELLNDQLGLMVRKENERADLCRKHRDMEKRRRKLLGLITKRSEKRAKIDSAVETAQTQADLATQKSRDAHMIKLLLRKLIDDSIASCLLTPRSNCPECWQAYEHQRKLQTRAKCSCPGASKPFCFRNMLDRSKGAATLQRFFRCCRGRVVPYEFDYRKILDDDAAQPVQCPMKRAIRVALEMEREDADEAVAIDRCMKNMWRCELKLWNEQFLKGMEEVREKETKIDFLDFPYVDSKDPVFLQQLLKRALLKLSETPKYVLATFPEAYKLPFLNAWIRNRYGVRISAKRKQEMLYESKHFWEWLIPRVTEMRWPICADLGLEGRVNWNYKRRLDETAQKHLAKFYRKFKKIQIQEGRLYWSTMDAYGTNVDRFRQVFFDYLPNCEPLVGPMVRPWQTYEHRNAAVSGSDSKTRC; translated from the exons GCATCCTACGACGAACGGTACAAAACGGCCGTAGCGGCTTATCAAAATTACCTGGAAGGATTACAGTTGGTCTTGTCCGAAAATG AactcaaaatgcaaaaagtccaCAACCGTCACTCGGTGCCACTTTGGTTCCAGGAACTTTCCAACGAACAGGTCCAGGCTGCGGACGCCTTTCTCGAAGCGCTCCGGGACGATCGGGACGAGGGAACGCACTACCGGTGTCGCTCGCTAATCCGTTCGCTGGGCGTTTATCCCCTGTGTCCGGCTTGGGTTTTAAAGGAAGCGGTGCAGATGTCCAGCGGCAGTGACATTTCCTTTTTATGGTTCCTACTCGGGTTGCACTACTCGAAGAATGCCACCAGTGATTACTCTATCAACGAACGATTGATAATGTCTGCGATTTGCCATCTGGACATGATGACCACGCTCCGTGGCTTGGAGGAGGTTCTGCCTCCTCGAGCTCAGGAAAAATCCTCTCCTGAAAGTTCGCTTAGTTCATCCTCCCACGACTGGCATCGGAACGTCGATCATTGTTCGCCCTACCTGGAACCGCTTCGCGTTCCGGATCCCCGTCCGCAAAACTGGAACGGAGTACGCAATTTCCACCCGGAAGCAGCCTTTTCCCTCTCTCGGTACGCCCCGTACCAGGATCCACACTTCATCATTCCCAACGAAGCGTCCCGATGGTTTGCCAAGCGAACCGCCGGCAACCAGACGACCTCGTTTGATGAAGCGGTCCAAACGGAGGAGGCGGAGAACCCGGCTCCGGAGGTTTGCGATAGTGCGGAACAGATCGTGAGGGAACTGCTGAACGATCAGCTGGGGTTGATGGTGCGAAAGGAAAATGAGAGGGCGGATCTATGCCGGAAGCACCGGGATATGGAGAAAAGACGGCGGAAGTTGCTCGGGTTGATCACGAAGCGGTCGGAGAAGAG AGCGAAGATCGACTCCGCGGTGGAAACCGCCCAAACCCAGGCGGACCTGGCCACGCAAAAATCCCGCGATGCTCACATGATCAAACTGCTGCTGCGCAAGCTGATCGACGATTCGATCGCGTCCTGTCTGCTAACCCCGCGCAGCAACTGCCCGGAATGCTGGCAAGCGTACGAACACCAGCGCAAGCTGCAGACCCGTGCCAAGTGTTCGTGTCCGGGCGCGTCGAAACCGTTCTGCTTCCGGAACATGTTGGACCGCTCGAAGGGGGCGGCAACGTTGCAGCGGTTTTTCCGCTGTTGTCGCGGCAGAGTTGTTCCGTACGAGTTTGACTACCGTAAGATCTTGGATGATGACGCCGCGCAGCCGGTGCAGTGTCCGATGAAGCGAGCCATTCGGGTGGCGCTGGAGATGGAGCGGGAAGATGCGGACGAGGCCGTGGCCATCGATCGGTGCATGAAGAATATGTGGCGCTGCGAGTTGAAGCTGTGGAACGAGCAGTTCTTGAAGGGGATGGAAGAGGTTAGGGAGAAGGAAACGAAGATTGATTTTCTGGACTTTCCGTACGTTGACTCGAAGGATCCGGTGTTTTTGCAGCAGCTACTCAAG CGAGCCCTGCTGAAACTCTCCGAAACCCCAAAGTACGTGCTGGCCACCTTTCCAGAGGCGTACAAACTCCCATTCCTGAACGCGTGGATCCGGAACCGGTACGGAGTACGTATCTCCGCAAAACGCAAGCAAGAGATGCTCTACGAAAGCAAGCACTTTTGGGAGTGGCTCATCCCGCGCGTCACCGAGATGCGATGGCCAATCTGCGCCGATTTGGGGCTGGAGGGTCGCGTCAACTGGAACTACAAGCGACGGCTGGATGAAACC GCCCAGAAGCACCTCGCCAAATTCTATCGAAAGTTCAAGAAGATTCAAATCCAGGAAGGGCGTCTCTACTGGTCCACGATGGACGCGTACGGCACGAACGTGGACCGCTTTCGGCAGGTCTTCTTCGACTATCTGCCCAACTGTGAGCCGCTGGTGGGGCCGATGGTGCGGCCGTGGCAAACGTACGAGCACCGGAACGCTGCGGTGTCGGGTAGTGATAGTAAAACGCGCTGTTGA
- the LOC6034220 gene encoding multiple inositol polyphosphate phosphatase 1: MCAYRVVIVWCCTLLLVATAGAQSCAEEHWEVVHRRLGTKTPYRHVFREVDRNPVELEGCRVTKTWGLFRHGTRNPKTEVIDAMHRDLVEIRNEILQHKRLCRRELELFRAWTPARLDPDSDEKLLVGEGADELREIGRRFRVRYGRALPERYNRKDFYFKFTKTERAEYSARNFSLGLFGVEEHIEFPEALAKDPVLRFYKLCERWRLDIKHNPEASHEVNLWYKSKIMKQQIKHVSKKIGTYLDADSIYLIYQTCAFETAWTKRHVSPWCLLLDRYTFEALVFGEDLEYYWIDGYGHELTYAQACNAFKDLFERFDNEDGTKEAFTFYFTHSGTLLKAMAFLGLYRDDFPLTHRDFERKRQWRVSEIDAFATNLVFTKLECSNATKVLLTHQERPVPIPGCSQPGQTLCSYEDFRQLFRERIESCAFEGMCAPQNVPKREEL; the protein is encoded by the exons ATGTGCGCGTACCGTGTCGTGATCGTTTGGTGTTGCACCCTGCTGCTGGTGGCCACGGCCGGGGCACAATCCTGCGCGGAGGAACACTGGGAGGTGGTGCATCGCCGGTTGGGCACGAAAACGCCCTATCGGCATGTGTTCCGCGAGGTGGACCGCAATCCGGTCGAGCTGGAAGGATGTCGCGTGACGAAGACGTGGGGTCTGTTCCGGCATGGGACGCGCAATCCCAAGACCGAGGTGATCGATGCGATGCACCGGGACTTGGTGGAGATCCGGAACGAGATTCTGCAGCACAAGCGGTTGTGTCGGCGGGAGTTGGAGCTGTTTAGGGCGTGGACACCGGCGCGGTTGGATCCGGATTCTGACGAGAAGTTGTTGGTGGGCGAGGGAGCTGACGAGTTGAGGGAGATTGGGCGCAGGTTTAGAGTGCGGTACGGACGGGCGTTGCCGGAACGGTACAACCGCAAGGATTTCTACTTTAAGTTTACCAAAACGGAACGAGCTGAGTATAGCGCAAGGAATTTTAGCTTGGGGTTGTTTGGAGTGGAGGAGCACATTGAGTTTCCGGAAGCGCTGGCAAAGGATCCGGTGTTGCGATTCTACAAGCTGTGCGAACGCTGGCGGTTGGACATCAAGCACAATCCGGAAGCGTCCCATGAGGTTAACTTGTGGTACAAGAGCAAAATCATGAAACAGCAGATCAAGCATGTCTCGAAGAAGATCGGGACCTACCTCGATGCGGACAGCATCTACTTGATATATCAGACTTGCGCGTTTGAGACCGCCTGGACCAAGCGACACGTGTCGCCGTGGTGTCTGCTGTTGGACCGGTACACCTTCGAGGCGCTGGTATTCGGTGAAGATCTGGAGTACTACTGGATCGATGGGTACGGGCACGAGTTGACGTACGCTCAGGCGTGCAACGCGTTCAAAGATCTTTTCGAAAGGTTCGACAACGAGGATGGGACAAAGGAGGCGTTTACGTTTTACTTTACGCACTCGGGAACTTTGCTGAAGGCGATGGCCTTTTTGGGGCTGTACAGAGATGATTTCCCGTTGACTCATCGGGACTTTGAGCGGAAACGGCAGTGGAGGGTCAGCGAAATTGATGCGTTTGCGACGAATTTGGTCTTTACCAAGTTAGA GTGCTCCAACGCAACGAAGGTGCTGTTGACGCACCAGGAACGACCGGTGCCGATTCCCGGATGTTCTCAGCCGGGACAGACGCTGTGCAGCTACGAGGACTTTCGGCAGCTGTTTAGGGAACGAATTGAGAGCTGTGCATTTGAGGGCATGTGCGCACCGCAGAACGTGCCTAAGAGGGAAGAATTGTGA